One bacterium genomic window, TGTGTTTGAACTTCAGGAGGTCGGACATCAGGTATTAAACTCGCCCTGGATAGGGTGTTTCGGATTGCCTCTACCAATAAATTATGCACCTCATTCTCATTATGAAATCGTATCTCCCGTTTTGTGGGATGAACATTTACATCTACTTTATCAGGGGCGATGTTTATAAAAATTATAACGATGGGGTGTTTATCTTTAGGAAGTAATGTATGATACCCTTGATAAATAGCATGAGTGACAGTTTTATTCATCACATAACGGTAATTAACAAATATAGATTGGAGATTTCTATCAGGACGGGTATGAGTAGGTTTGGCTAAAAAACCACTTACTTCAAGCAGATTACTTTTAAATTCAATCGGCAAAATGTCTTGTGATAATTCTTTTCCTAAAAAGTGAAGTATTCTTTCTTTAAAATCCGAACTGGCGGCAACATTAATTATCTCCTGATTATTATGAATTAATCTAAATGAAACCTGCGGATGACTGAGTGCATTTTGATAGACAACATCATTGATATGAGCGACTTCGGTGATATTAGTTTTAAGGAATTTTTTTCGAGCCGGGGTATTAAAGAATAAATTTTCAACTTCAATTACCGTGCCTATTGCCGCACCTATTTCAGTTACCTCTTTGATTTTACCACCCTCAAGTTTGACTGATGTGCCAGAAATACTCTCTTTGGGTCGGGTAATAAGTTTGATTTGAGAGACAGCGGCAATACTGGGTAATGCCTCCCCTCTAAAACCAAAAGAACAAATTGCATCTAAGTCTTTTGCAGTAGAAATTTTACTTGTAGCAAATCGCTCAAAAGCTAATACAGCGTCTTCTTTACTCATCCCCTCGCCATTATCCGAGACTCGGATGAGACTTTTTCCGCCATCAATCACTTCAACCACAACTTTTGTGCTTTTGGCATCAAGTGAATTTTCGACTAATTCCTTGACAACAGATGCCGGTCTTTGCACCACTTCACCTGCGGCGATTTTATTCGCAATTTCCTCTGGTAAAATTTTAATCCTTGAACTCATCCCTCAACTTTTATTGTATAACATTTATTTTATAATGTCAACTAAAAAATAGTTGCAAAGTAGAATTATTTGTGATATAGTTAATCTACGATGAAAATCTTATTAATCTCTCCACCTAAAATGAAAACACAGGATTCCCCCTTAATTGTCTTTGAAGAGGTGCCAGAATACTATCCTCCGCTGGATTTAATGTCTATTGCGGCTTGTTTGAAGAAAGATTATGATGTAGAAATTCTGGATGCACAGGTCTTAAATCTGAGTTATGAGGACATTCGTCAGGAAATAATAGCTAAATTCCCAAATATTATTGGAATCAAAACAACTATCTACACATTATTAGAAACGATTGATGTCGCTAAACTAATAAAAGAAATAGACAATTCTATCCATATAAATTTATGCGGTCCTCATACTCATATTTTTCCAGAAATAATTAATTTACCCTGTATTGATTCATTAATTGTTGGTGAAGAAGAGATTGTTTTTAGTCAATTAGTAAATTCTTTTCATAATCTAAGTCAGATAAAAGGTATAATTTATAAAGAGAATGGTCAAATTATTCACAGTCCTTCCCAGGAGGTAATTTTCAATCTTGATTCTTTACCTTATCCGGCTCGGGAAATGACTCCATACAAAAAATACACGATTAATTCAAACACGATTTTTACCACGATATTAAGTAGTCGGGGATGTCCTTATGATTGTCTTGAGTGTCATTTGCCTGCATTTAGTAAGAGTTTTCGAACAAGAAATAGTGTAAATGTAGTTAATGAAATACAAGAATGTTTAAAATTAGGTATTCAGGAGTTTATCTTTGTTGATGATGTGTTCACACTTAATCGCAAACGGGTTTTTGAACTATGCGACGAAATCATAAGACGGAATCTAAAGATTAAATGGCGGATTAACGCCAGAGCCAATAATGTCGATTATAGTCTGGTATTAAAATTAAAGGAGGCAGGTTGTCATTGGATTCATTATGAAATGACGAGTGGTGTGCAGAGTATGTTAGATTTTTTAAAAAAAGAAATTACTCTAAAGCAAATCCAATACGCTATTAAAGTTACTCAGGATGTCCGAATAACCAGTTCTGTAGATATTATCCTTGGATTACCTGCACAAACAAAAGAAGATGTTCAGGCGACTCTCAGAGTTGTTAATAAAATTAATCCTGATTTTGTCAATTTTCTGCTTAATCTTCCATATATAGGTCCGGCGGGTTCAAAAATCCTTATGTGGACACAAGAAACCAGTCTATCTCATTATTACAGGCATCTAAATCTTTTCTTTGATTCTAATCTGGAATTTCCGTTACATCAAAATATCGATGAACTGATAACGCTATTAAAACTTGCCTATAAAAAATTTTACTTCAGACCAGGCTTTTTTATTAAACAGTCTTTAACTTCACATTCCTATGATGTGTTTAAAAAGCGGATAAAGATTAGCTTTAAGGTAATGGGTCAGTGAAATGGGGGATTCTCCTGAAAGTAGGAAGTAGGAAAGTAGGAAAGGGGGAGACATTGTCCCCAGAAGAGGAATACCGTGCACATCCTTTATCCCTTTCCTACTTACCTACTACCTACTTGCCTACTATTTTCATTACTCTGTCCTCCGCAGGTTAATGTTCATTCCCCCAAATAACTGACGTATTACGCCTTAAGACATTAAAGATTTAATCTCATCAAATCTTCAGATAATAGAAATTCGCCTGAGTAGTGCTTTTTGCATTGCTCGGCTAAATCATAATCATCACATAAAGGATAAAAATGGGTCAGGACTAATTTTTTACAATTAGACTCACGGGCAATCTTAGCGGCAAAATAAGGGGTAAGATGTCCTTCAACCTTAATCTCATCAGGAAAGGCACATTCCAAAATTAATAAATCCGTGTTTTGAGCCAATTTAACTATCTGCGGACAATAATCTGTATCACCAGAGATAGTTACACTTTTGCCGTTTTTGGTCTGGAATCTGTAACCAACACTATTTTCACTGTGGATGATAGGCATTGTCTTTAATCGCCAATTATCAAATTCAATCTCGTTATCACGCACTTCTGTAAGAAAGAGATTATAACTTTGTGGGATAATCCAATCACCATATACTTTAAGTAGTCTATCATAGAAATCTTTAAACCCAACAGGTCCGATTACTTTCAGGTCATTTTCTCTTAATCGTACTGGATTTTTGCAGGCAAAAAGGAATGAGACAAAATCAATCGTATGGTCTGGATGAAGATGGGTGTAAAGTAGATAATCAATTTCTAAATAATCTAACTGTGCCTCTAATAATTTCCTTAGTGTTCCAGAACCACTATCAATGAGGATATTTTGATTTTCAATCTTTAAAAATATAGCCGGCGATGCCCGTTTTAAAGTAGGGATAGCCGTTCCTGAGCCAATAATGATTATTTCCATAAGTAAAATTATACTATCGATGGCTTATTATCTATAGCACTTATTAATCGAAAT contains:
- the mutL gene encoding DNA mismatch repair endonuclease MutL, translating into MSSRIKILPEEIANKIAAGEVVQRPASVVKELVENSLDAKSTKVVVEVIDGGKSLIRVSDNGEGMSKEDAVLAFERFATSKISTAKDLDAICSFGFRGEALPSIAAVSQIKLITRPKESISGTSVKLEGGKIKEVTEIGAAIGTVIEVENLFFNTPARKKFLKTNITEVAHINDVVYQNALSHPQVSFRLIHNNQEIINVAASSDFKERILHFLGKELSQDILPIEFKSNLLEVSGFLAKPTHTRPDRNLQSIFVNYRYVMNKTVTHAIYQGYHTLLPKDKHPIVIIFINIAPDKVDVNVHPTKREIRFHNENEVHNLLVEAIRNTLSRASLIPDVRPPEVQTQWVKPQPMMQQEIPLPDYTIKPTPTLTPPSPLTIPPLPSPHLSLPAELQVIGQVFNTYIIAQGKEDIFIIDQHAAHERVLYEKLMKEAIDERILPAQILLIPITLETDYKETAVLVQNLPIFNSLGFEIEEFGQNSFIVRSVPAALEKGDPRELIFELIYEIQTIERSKTPQEIREKILISMSCHCAIKAGDKLVQQEIEALILQLSQTQLPFTCPHGRPVIIKMSLNELEKRFMRI
- a CDS encoding radical SAM protein produces the protein MKILLISPPKMKTQDSPLIVFEEVPEYYPPLDLMSIAACLKKDYDVEILDAQVLNLSYEDIRQEIIAKFPNIIGIKTTIYTLLETIDVAKLIKEIDNSIHINLCGPHTHIFPEIINLPCIDSLIVGEEEIVFSQLVNSFHNLSQIKGIIYKENGQIIHSPSQEVIFNLDSLPYPAREMTPYKKYTINSNTIFTTILSSRGCPYDCLECHLPAFSKSFRTRNSVNVVNEIQECLKLGIQEFIFVDDVFTLNRKRVFELCDEIIRRNLKIKWRINARANNVDYSLVLKLKEAGCHWIHYEMTSGVQSMLDFLKKEITLKQIQYAIKVTQDVRITSSVDIILGLPAQTKEDVQATLRVVNKINPDFVNFLLNLPYIGPAGSKILMWTQETSLSHYYRHLNLFFDSNLEFPLHQNIDELITLLKLAYKKFYFRPGFFIKQSLTSHSYDVFKKRIKISFKVMGQ
- a CDS encoding MBL fold metallo-hydrolase — translated: MEIIIIGSGTAIPTLKRASPAIFLKIENQNILIDSGSGTLRKLLEAQLDYLEIDYLLYTHLHPDHTIDFVSFLFACKNPVRLRENDLKVIGPVGFKDFYDRLLKVYGDWIIPQSYNLFLTEVRDNEIEFDNWRLKTMPIIHSENSVGYRFQTKNGKSVTISGDTDYCPQIVKLAQNTDLLILECAFPDEIKVEGHLTPYFAAKIARESNCKKLVLTHFYPLCDDYDLAEQCKKHYSGEFLLSEDLMRLNL